CCAAAGTTCAAATTAAAATAATAAAGAAGGAGTAATATTAGTGAAAGGAAGATCCTTGCTAATAGCGCTATTATTGTTGATGGGTCTTGTCGCTGTGCCGGTGTCGGGTCAGAGTGATTGGACCCAGGTTACTAATAAATGGGAATTCGTCGAGAACCTCGGAGATACCCTCTCTTGGCCGAATTGGCCTGCAGTGGACAAGAATGATCGAATCTGGATAGCAGACTGGGGCCGTCTATTGGTACGGAACCACGATGGGTCAAACGTCGCTGTCTACGACTCGGTGTACCTTCCCGGGGGAGCGGTGGCGGGTGGTGATACGTTGGTCAGGCTAGACCAACCCCGTGGCATCTGTGCCCTGAACAACGGCAATATCCTCTATGCTAGAAATCCTGGCCATTTCATTTTTGAGCTAGATGCTGATGCTGTTGTACAGACCGACGATACGGTACATATCACGGCCCTCAATCTCCACGTCGCGGAACCCTCTCCCACGAAGCCGACTCAAGACGCCGGGGGTTATATCTACTATGGTTGCGTGTCCGGTGTGAGCCCAATATACATGATAGATCCTGCCGACTTCGCGAATGTGGCGCAGGTTATCGAGCTTCCTGATCCCCCGGGCCTTACTCGCGGTATCGCAGTGAGCGCCGATGGTTCGATGATCATAGTGGGTGACCTCTCTAGTAGTCCTGGTCCCCTATTGATCTATACGTCCACGGACTTCGTCAATTATACGCTTACCGACAGCGTCTTTAAGGATGCCGCCGGCGACACCATATTCCCGACACAGCGCATAACCATGGAATGGGGCCCGGACAGCACCCTGTGGGTCTCGAGCAATGATTACGGCCTTGTAGATACCACCGTTACCAAGATGGTTGTCCTCGACTTCAAGAAGAAGGAGTACATGAACATCTGGTCGGAATGGCCTGGTAGAGGTCCCCGAGGTGTGGCCTTCAGTCATGATGGTCAGTATGCCTACATTGACGACGATGATGCATCCCTGGTGCGTATCTACAGGGATACTACGTGGACTGTTGACGTGGCCGATGCTCCTGAAGGGATCCCCGTCGGGTACGGGCTATATCAGAACTATCCCAACCCCTTCAACCCTACGACTCAAATCGTTTACGAGATTCCTGAGACGGAACTTGTAACCCTCGAGGTCTATAATCTGCTGGGTCACAAAGTCCGCACGCTGGTAGATGGAATACAAACTGTCGGTGCACATATCGTCGTCTGGGATGCAAGAGCAGATAACGGTATGCCAGTCGCTAGCGGTACGTATTTCTACCGGCTGAAGGTCAGCACTGGCTCTATTACCAAGACCATGATATTCATCAAGTAAGTATCAGGTATTGGTAGTCGCTTAATCCAGAGCCCCCCGATCTCTGAGACCGGGGGGCTCTGTTATAAGGATGAATACCAGCGCCGGGTCGTGATTATTTCAGCAGGAGCATCCGGCTGGTCAACATGCGGCCCTCCGTTCTGAGGGCAGCGATATATACCCTGGATGCTGCCACTTCGGCTATCATCGTGTATTATGCCGCTGATGACAGCTTTGAGTATTATTACCCGGACCTCATCAAGCCGCCGATCGCTTACCTCGGTGAGGGCAGAGACTGCTATCTTTACGCCTCTAAACCCACAACTGGAGCACCGAAAATTCTAAAGATAGATGTACGCTTAGAGCGGGTGAAGCAATACAGTGCACCCCATTACAGCCGCCAATAGTTATAGTTGCCTAAGGCATAAAAATTGGGCAAATTGTAAATGATGGCACAGAGCTTGCTTGTGGCAAGAGTCAGTGTCTAAGTATACCGCAAACGACTAACCAAATAAGGAGGAAACCTAGTGAGGAAAGGCTTGTTAATAGCGATTCTCCTGGCCTGCGTTGCAGCGTCCCCCGCTTTGGGGCGAGATTGGACGCCGGTTGAGAGTCCCTGGGAAATCGTCGCAGTGCTGGATTCGGCAGTGTGGCCCCAGTTCGCGGTAGTGGATGCCAACGGCAATATCTGGATCGGTGATTATAGTGGACCGATGGATATTTATGGTCCCGATGGCAACCTGATAGCGGTCTGGGATTCCGTGACGTACAACGATGGTACGACCGATGTGACGGCGGGGTTCAGGGCCTGTAAGGGGATGAACGTTGCCGCGAACGGCAATATACTCTACGGATTGGCGGCTGGTTTAGTCGAGTTGGATGTAAGCGCACTTACAACTACTACCGATACAGTCACTGCCACAGCTGTCCACTTTCACGCAACCTCGGGCTCCCTAACTGGTCCCGCCGTTGATGCAGAAGGCTATATCTACGTTGGGATGGTGGCAGGTACCAACCCGATTACCGTCCTCAATCCGGACTTCTCCGTTTCGCAGACGATAGAGCTGCCTGGAGGAGCGCCCTGGGCCCGGGGGTTGGCAGTGACGAGTGACGCCACTACTATTATCCCGGCTGACCTTGGAGCTGGCCCGGTGTTGAAGATGTGGACCACCACGAACTTCGTCGATTACGAGTACACCGACAGCGTCTACACCGACGTCAACGGGGACACCATCTTCTGGGACCAGAAGGTGTGCCTGCACTGGGGCCCGGACAGCGCGTTGTGGGTATCGGTTGTTGACTACGCCACTACTACGGACTCCCTGCATAACAACGTGACGGTGCTCGACTTTGACAAAGGGGAATACTACCGTGTATATCATCCGGATGCCTTAATCGACACGACCACTACTCCTGACTGGCAAGATACGGAGTATGGCAAGGGCTTCCGCGGCGTGGCGTTCAGCAAGAATGAGGCCGTGGCATACCTGGTAGGTAATGACCAGGGGGCCGTCTATATTTACCGCAACAAGTTGATGGCGGTAGATGAGCGGTCTCCGGGTCTGCCGGATGGGTACCGTCTGGCCCAGAACTATCCCAATCCTTTCAACCCCACGACCCGGATTGTTTACGAGATTCCGGCGGACGAGTTAGTATCTATCGATATCTACAACGTCCTGGGTGAGAAGGTTCGTACCTTGGTGAGTGGTGAAGTAACCGCTGGAGCACATACCGTCATCTGGGATGCTAAGGCAGATAACGGTATGCTGGTCGCCAGCGGTATGTATATCTACCGGCTTAAGACCACCAGAGGCTCCGTTACCAAGACCATGATATTCATCAAGTAAGTGTCAGGTATTGGTAACCTCTTAATCCAGAGCCCCCCGATCCCTGAGACCGGGGGGCTTTGTTATAAGGGTGAATACCAGTGCCGCCTGGTGATTATTTCAGCAGGAGCATCCGCCTGGTCAACATGCGGCCCTCCATTCTGAGGGCATAGATATACACCCCGGATGCAGCCGGGCTTCCCGCCTGGGTGTCTCCCTGCCAGATAACCCGGTGGTCGCCGGCGGGCAGCTCGCCTTTGAGCAGGGTTTTCACGTGCCGCCCCAGAAGATCGTAAATGGTCAGTTCGACGCGTTTGTGCGCCGGCAAGTAGAAGGGAATAGTGGTGACCGCATTGAAGGGATTGGGGTAGTTCGGTGCCAGCGTGAGGGCGTGGGGCAGTGGCGGACCGGCCTCGGCAATGGTAACGATATAGTCCTTCTGCACCACTCGCAGGTCGTCGAAGTAAACATCACCGACCCTCGCGGATGTGCCCCGCTCATGGGTGAGCTGGAAGCTGTCAAAGTAGAGGGTGGCGGGATTGTCCCACCGACCATTGCCGATCCACTCACCAAAACTGCTGGAGTCACTCAGGTCCCATTCCAGCAGCCGCCAGCCGTACCAGTCCAGGGTGATCCATTGAGAGACCTCGTGGAACTCGGCAGCCCCAGGGCGCCCATCATCCAGGCAGAAACGGAACTGGTTGCCGCTGCCGTCGCCGAAGACGAAGCACTGGAGCACATAGCTGCTGTCGAAAGCGATGTCTCGGGGGGCACCGCTCAAGTACTCCCGAAGGAGGAAGGTGGTGTCAACATCCATCCATTCATAGTGCAGCCGGGCGGCGCTGCGCTGGCGTGGAATCGCCGATGGCAGATAAGCGTCAGTTGACATGCTGAAAGTGGTATTGGGGTCCACTATGCCCACTGTTGATCCGCTGTAGCCAGGTCTTTCCCAGTTGCTGCTGGAGAAGAACTTGTCGATGGTCACCTCATTAACGTTCCCTAGATAGGAGGTGACAAAGGTAAGGGAGATGTCGCTTGCCAGGGGATTGCCGACTGAGTCGGTGAGCTCCCGCCGGAGCAGGAGGGCGTAGTTTGCGCCGCGGGCGAAAAAATTCTCCAGGGGTTGCAAGCTAAGAACGGATCTGGCGCGGACGTTGGTGATCTTGTGGTGGCTGGCAATGGGCACCGCGTCCTGGGTGAGCGCCAGGGTTGTATCCGTGATGGAATTGAGATCCAGGTGTTCATCGAAGAGGAAGGTAACCACCTCATCGAACAACAGGCTGTCCCCTGGTGCGCTGATATCCGGGTAGCTGGCCAGGATAACCGGACCGGTGATGTCGCGGGGTTCAGTGACAAACCGCAGCGTGTCGGGATCGCCGCCGATACCGTCACCGTTGCCATCCAGCGGCTTGCCATTGATATCGAGGAGTGATGCGGCCACGGTGAGGGTATAGGTGGTGTCGTACTGTAAATGCTCGGCAAAAAGGATCGTTGCTGTGGTTGCATTCGAGGCCCAGTCGGGTGACCAAAGGACCCTATCGATCGTTACGATCGGGTCGAGTGATATAGCCGGGGCGAAGGTAGTAGTATCAATAGTTTTCGAAAAGGTTAGACTGACAGAGCTGGTCACTGGAATGGTATCCCCTTCTTCGGGAGTTGTAGCGATTATGACCGGTGGGAAGGAGGGGACCGGTTCGGTAGTGACAGTATTGGACAGCATTGACTCGTTCCAGTAGCGATCCAGCATAGTAGCACCGTAACTGTAGGCGCCATTGAAGTCCTGGGTGCCGGTGAAGTGTTCTACAACCGTATAGGCCTCTCTGCCGAAGTGGATGTCGACAATTTTGTTGGTTGCGGTGTCAATGTGGGCCTCCTCGGATCGATAGATGGCGAACCGGCGGGCTCCATCAAGGTCACCAGCTGGCGTGACGGTGAGCTGGTAGGTCAGGGAGTCAATTTCAAGGAGTGCCAGTGACGGTGTGGGTGGTGTCTCTGACACGATCAATTTCGTGGGTCGGACTTTAATCTTGCTTTCGAAGAAGGTGGCACCGGCCTTCCCCCAGTAGTTATGATCGTCCCAGTATCCCGAACTGAAAAACTGGAAGCCGTCCACCCAGGGCACGGTGCGGCAGGCTGCGACGATTTCTTCATGTCGGCTCCAGATATTTTCTCGAGATAGGATATAAGAAGCGGGCCCTACCGAGTACAGGCGGCCGGCGTTGATACCGGGTTGGATATGGTCTTCCCAGTTAGCAGACGGATTATTGCGGAGCATGCCCAGGAAACCGCCGCCATCGGTCCAATGGTAGTGCATGGGCGTAAGTTGCTCAACGTACCCCTCATTGAACCACAGGGCGGCATCTTGGTAGACCGTGCCGTAGCCCTGCCAGCCGCCCCAGTTATAGTTCCCCAGGGCGGCAACCGAAAAGCGCACCCAGGGCTTCACGGCCTGGATGGAGTCATGAAGGGCCTGGACGAACTCGGTGACGCACCAGCGCCACCAGTCCTCCCAGGAAGGAAACGGGCCGCCCCCGATGCTGTCAGGGGGTATCTCGCTGTAAGGATGATCCACATCATAGAGGTATCGATCCTGGGGTGCGGCCACCTTCAACGCTGCCAGCTGAGCAGGGGTTATCAGACCATCGAAAAGTTCCTCTTCCCGGGCACCACCTTTAGCCAGGGGTGCGATGGCGGTGACACTTTGGGTGGTGTATTCGTTCCAGCGGACGTAGTCCAGGTGAAGGCCGTCGATGTCATAGTTACGGACAATCTCCATGGCTACCTCGATCAGGTAGCTGCGCACTGAATCCAATCCTGGGGAAATGGCGTAATTAGCGGGCATGGGATTGTCATAGCCGTCGTGGCAGACCCAATTGGGATGTTTCATGGCCGGGGAGTCTGGGTGAGTGCCACGGGATTCAAAAGTGTTCATCCAGACGTGGAGTTCGAGGCCGCGGGCGTGGGCCTGCTCAACGGCGTAGGCCAGGGGGTCGTAGCCGGGGTCAGTGTAGTCGGCATAATAGCCCCATGGTTCAAAAGAGGAGTTGTAGTAGGCCGTGCCGTTTTGCCGGGCCTGCCATAGAACGGCGTTCATGTGGGCCTGGGTGTGGTTGTCCAGGATTGTCCGTGCCCGGGCCTGATTTTCTGCCACGCTGGCACCAGGGCTGATCAGCTCCCAGGTCACCACCCAGGTGGCCCGAAATTCCTGGTTTTCGTTCTGTGCCAGCATGCCCAGCGGCAGGCACATAAACAAGGTAATGGTAGTAGCTTTTGTCATCATATCAACATCGAGTCCCTTTGTACTAACGAATTACTTCGATGATGGCCGGGGATTGGTGCTTTGGTCTGCACGTCGGCTAAAATTTAAGGCCAACTCAGGGCAAGTGGGGCAGCCGGATCACAACCCTGTCAAATGGGGGCCCTTTCTGTGCGGCGCTTGCGATTATGGTTTCAAAACGCCAACCTGAGGTCAGAGGAGGGGGAAGTAGTCGATTCGTTATCTTGCGAATCATTACAGCAATTAGTAGATTCGATTTCAGAATATTTTCACGTAGTTATCTTTTTCCCTGTGGCAACAACCTATCAAATATGCCGGGCAGAGCTGTCTCCTACCCTAAGAGTGGTGACGTCAAAAGCGACGGGCAGTCCGGCGTAGCTAATTCATGCTAACACAAGCTCATAGGTGCATCTCATGAAGGCATTCAAAGGAATAGTAGCGCTTTTGACCTTTGCCATCGTGGCTGGCAACTTTGCGCTGGGCACGATCCCCCCGCACCCACGTGTCCGTCAGCTGATTGCTGAGGGACGGATCGCACTACCTTATTACCTAGAACATTTTGATGAGATCCGCCGTCGAGGTGTCGGCTCGTCCTGGACGGCACCAGCCTTAACCCGGCAACTCTCTCTGGAACCCTCCGCGGCCGTCAGGTCCCTGGGTCCTGCACGAATTCCGACCGGTTCCTTTAAGGTCTTGCTCATTCTGGTTGACTTTTCCGACAATGAGCAGGAGGTGGCCGCCGCCTACTTCGATACCCTGATATTTCAACAGGCCGCCGGCTCCTTATGGGACTACTACCAGGCGGTCAGTTATGGTGATCTTGACATCATTACTGTTAATCTACCCAGCACCGTTGGCTGGACCCGGGCCCCGCAAACCTATGCCTACTACGTGAATGGCCAGAATGGATTTGGCACCTACCCGCAAAATGCCCAGCGGCTGGTGGAGGATGTGGTTACCGCCGTTGACAGCCTAGTGGACTTCTCTCAGTACGATAACGATGCTGACGGGTATGTGGATGCCCTCTTTATAGCTCATGCCGGCCCGGGGGCCGAATATACCGGCAGCGACTACGATATCTGGTCTCACGCATGGGTTACCTATAATCCCCCTGTTTTGGATGGGGTTACTATCTATCACTACTCGATGGAGCCCGAGTACTGGGCTGCCCCTGGAGATATGACTATCGGGGTCTTCGCTCACGAGATGGGGCACGCCGTCTTTGGTTTGCCGGACCTGTATGATCGGGATGAAGTGGCACCTTCACAAGGTCTGGGTCGCTGGAGCCTGATGGCGGGTGGCAGCTGGAATGGAACCGACGGGGATAGGCCCGCCTTTCCGGACGCCTGGAGCCATTTCCAAATGGGGTATGTCTCGCCGACAAATGTGGATATCAATATAGTAGGTCAGAATATTGCGCATATAGAGTCCAATGCTGAAGCCTACCGCTTGTGGCATAATGGCTCGATAGGGCCTGAGTACTTCCTGATAGAGAACCGCCAGAAGGTTGGTTATGATGAATTCTTGCCCGGTAGCGGCCTGCTGATCTATCACGTGGACGAAGCCGTCACTACGCAGAACGACGAAGAATGGTATCCCGGTTGGACCTCCTACGGGCATTACCTGGTAGCCCTGGAGCAGGCCGACGGGTTATGGGACCTGGAGCGAAAAATGAATCGGGGCGACGCCGGCGATCCCTATCCCGGTACAACCTATAATGCTACCTTCGACGCCGTAAGTACGCCAGATAGCAGGGATTACTTCGGTGGCCAGACCTATGTCGCCGTCCAGAATATTTCCCCCTCGGAGTATTCCATGACGGCTGACCTACAAGTAACCGGCGTGCCGAACATCCTTGTTTCCACTGATATGCTGGACTACGAGCGAGTCTTTGTCGGAACGCTTACAGCTGAGT
The sequence above is drawn from the Candidatus Neomarinimicrobiota bacterium genome and encodes:
- a CDS encoding T9SS type A sorting domain-containing protein; amino-acid sequence: MKGRSLLIALLLLMGLVAVPVSGQSDWTQVTNKWEFVENLGDTLSWPNWPAVDKNDRIWIADWGRLLVRNHDGSNVAVYDSVYLPGGAVAGGDTLVRLDQPRGICALNNGNILYARNPGHFIFELDADAVVQTDDTVHITALNLHVAEPSPTKPTQDAGGYIYYGCVSGVSPIYMIDPADFANVAQVIELPDPPGLTRGIAVSADGSMIIVGDLSSSPGPLLIYTSTDFVNYTLTDSVFKDAAGDTIFPTQRITMEWGPDSTLWVSSNDYGLVDTTVTKMVVLDFKKKEYMNIWSEWPGRGPRGVAFSHDGQYAYIDDDDASLVRIYRDTTWTVDVADAPEGIPVGYGLYQNYPNPFNPTTQIVYEIPETELVTLEVYNLLGHKVRTLVDGIQTVGAHIVVWDARADNGMPVASGTYFYRLKVSTGSITKTMIFIK
- a CDS encoding T9SS type A sorting domain-containing protein; protein product: MRKGLLIAILLACVAASPALGRDWTPVESPWEIVAVLDSAVWPQFAVVDANGNIWIGDYSGPMDIYGPDGNLIAVWDSVTYNDGTTDVTAGFRACKGMNVAANGNILYGLAAGLVELDVSALTTTTDTVTATAVHFHATSGSLTGPAVDAEGYIYVGMVAGTNPITVLNPDFSVSQTIELPGGAPWARGLAVTSDATTIIPADLGAGPVLKMWTTTNFVDYEYTDSVYTDVNGDTIFWDQKVCLHWGPDSALWVSVVDYATTTDSLHNNVTVLDFDKGEYYRVYHPDALIDTTTTPDWQDTEYGKGFRGVAFSKNEAVAYLVGNDQGAVYIYRNKLMAVDERSPGLPDGYRLAQNYPNPFNPTTRIVYEIPADELVSIDIYNVLGEKVRTLVSGEVTAGAHTVIWDAKADNGMLVASGMYIYRLKTTRGSVTKTMIFIK
- a CDS encoding family 10 glycosylhydrolase yields the protein MMTKATTITLFMCLPLGMLAQNENQEFRATWVVTWELISPGASVAENQARARTILDNHTQAHMNAVLWQARQNGTAYYNSSFEPWGYYADYTDPGYDPLAYAVEQAHARGLELHVWMNTFESRGTHPDSPAMKHPNWVCHDGYDNPMPANYAISPGLDSVRSYLIEVAMEIVRNYDIDGLHLDYVRWNEYTTQSVTAIAPLAKGGAREEELFDGLITPAQLAALKVAAPQDRYLYDVDHPYSEIPPDSIGGGPFPSWEDWWRWCVTEFVQALHDSIQAVKPWVRFSVAALGNYNWGGWQGYGTVYQDAALWFNEGYVEQLTPMHYHWTDGGGFLGMLRNNPSANWEDHIQPGINAGRLYSVGPASYILSRENIWSRHEEIVAACRTVPWVDGFQFFSSGYWDDHNYWGKAGATFFESKIKVRPTKLIVSETPPTPSLALLEIDSLTYQLTVTPAGDLDGARRFAIYRSEEAHIDTATNKIVDIHFGREAYTVVEHFTGTQDFNGAYSYGATMLDRYWNESMLSNTVTTEPVPSFPPVIIATTPEEGDTIPVTSSVSLTFSKTIDTTTFAPAISLDPIVTIDRVLWSPDWASNATTATILFAEHLQYDTTYTLTVAASLLDINGKPLDGNGDGIGGDPDTLRFVTEPRDITGPVILASYPDISAPGDSLLFDEVVTFLFDEHLDLNSITDTTLALTQDAVPIASHHKITNVRARSVLSLQPLENFFARGANYALLLRRELTDSVGNPLASDISLTFVTSYLGNVNEVTIDKFFSSSNWERPGYSGSTVGIVDPNTTFSMSTDAYLPSAIPRQRSAARLHYEWMDVDTTFLLREYLSGAPRDIAFDSSYVLQCFVFGDGSGNQFRFCLDDGRPGAAEFHEVSQWITLDWYGWRLLEWDLSDSSSFGEWIGNGRWDNPATLYFDSFQLTHERGTSARVGDVYFDDLRVVQKDYIVTIAEAGPPLPHALTLAPNYPNPFNAVTTIPFYLPAHKRVELTIYDLLGRHVKTLLKGELPAGDHRVIWQGDTQAGSPAASGVYIYALRMEGRMLTRRMLLLK
- a CDS encoding M6 family metalloprotease domain-containing protein; translation: MKAFKGIVALLTFAIVAGNFALGTIPPHPRVRQLIAEGRIALPYYLEHFDEIRRRGVGSSWTAPALTRQLSLEPSAAVRSLGPARIPTGSFKVLLILVDFSDNEQEVAAAYFDTLIFQQAAGSLWDYYQAVSYGDLDIITVNLPSTVGWTRAPQTYAYYVNGQNGFGTYPQNAQRLVEDVVTAVDSLVDFSQYDNDADGYVDALFIAHAGPGAEYTGSDYDIWSHAWVTYNPPVLDGVTIYHYSMEPEYWAAPGDMTIGVFAHEMGHAVFGLPDLYDRDEVAPSQGLGRWSLMAGGSWNGTDGDRPAFPDAWSHFQMGYVSPTNVDINIVGQNIAHIESNAEAYRLWHNGSIGPEYFLIENRQKVGYDEFLPGSGLLIYHVDEAVTTQNDEEWYPGWTSYGHYLVALEQADGLWDLERKMNRGDAGDPYPGTTYNATFDAVSTPDSRDYFGGQTYVAVQNISPSEYSMTADLQVTGVPNILVSTDMLDYERVFVGTLTAESLTVFNRGADSLIVSAISTDNTAFAPDTTAFVLYADESQEVTVTFAPTTPAVYIGTL